The Deltaproteobacteria bacterium genomic interval GATTAAACGTGCACGGAAGATGGTTTCAGCCGATACGACACTTCACTTCCACACTCATCAAACGGCAGGTACCGGTGTAAGTGCCTATATTGCGGCGCTGGAGGCCGGTGTCGATCTTATCGATCTTTCTCTCGCCCCTTGCTCGGGTGGAACCTGCCAGCCTGACGTACTTGTCATGTGGCATGCTCTCAGAGGCTCGGAATATGAACTCGATGTCGATATCGAAAAGGTTCGTGAAGCGTCGGAAGTTTTCAAGGACTGTATGCAGGATTACTTCCTGCCCCCTGAGGCCCTGGCCGTTGAGCCGCTTATCCCCTGGAGCCCCATGCCGGGTGGTGCACTGACAGCCAATACCCAGATGCTTCGCGATAACGGTATTATGGACAAATATCCCGACATGATCAAAGCGATGAGCGAATGTGTCCGTAAAGGTGGTTTCGGATCATCCGTTACACCTGTTTCTCAATTTTACTTCCAGCAGGCTTTTAATAATGTCATGTTCGGTCCCTGGGAAAAGATTGCTGAGCCTTACGGCAAAATGGTTCTCGGCTATTTTGGAAAAACCCCTGTTCCACCCGATCCGGAAGTGATGAAAATTGCATCGGAACAGCTTAATCTTAATCCAACAACAAGACCTCCCCTTGAAATTAACGATAAGGATGAAACGAAAAGTATTAAGCATGCCGTTGAAATTTTAAGAAAAGAAGGGCTGGAAGAGACGCAGGAAAATATTTTTATCATAGCGACCTGTAAGGAAAAAGGAATAAAGTTCCTTAAAGGTGATGGTGAAATCGGTGTTCGCAAGGTCGACAATGAGCAGGAACATGCCCTGGGTGACATGGCGGACCACGGTGACTTTGTCATTACCGTTGATGGAACTGACCATCTAATGTCACTTGAAGACGACAAGGTTACCGTAAATGGTAAGGTTTTTGACGTCGGTATTCGTAAAGATGAACATGGTCCTCATACGCCGGCGGCGGCAGAAGCAGCTCAGGCTGAAGGAGTGGCGGTTAATGCCCAGATGCCGGGGGTTGTTTGGAAGATTCTCAAGAAGGCAGGCGATTCTGTTGATGAAGGCGAATCTATCCTTATTCTTGAGGCAATGAAAATGGAAGTCCCCGTTGCAGCTCCAAAGGCAGGGACTTTGACGGCCATTGAAGTTTCCGAGGGTGAGCATATTACTAACGGCCAGGAACTGGCGAAAATAAATTAAATATTTTTCTCGCTAAAAGGCAGAGGAAAAAAATCATCAGATTAAACCTTTCAATCAAGCTATTTCCTTTCTATAAAAGGGAATAGCTTTTTTATTTTAGTTAATTCTATGTTGCTAAATCTCGCTTCGCTCAAACAGTGTAAACCCTTATTTCCACAGATAAAAGCTCCACTCGGCTGCCTTTTAACAGGAAGGAAAACAGCCCCTTTTAAGGTTCAGGTAAGGCTACGATCTCCGGCCATAGATTATTTACCATTTATTCCTGTATAATTAATCTGTCAGCAAGGATACTGATCCTCTGTTTTGGACTAAGGAAAATTTCCTGCAAACTTTGACTGTCGATAGCCATGCTTAATTATCCATCCTACATGGAACTTTACAGAAGCGGGGAACTCCAGGGCAGGATCGAATCCCTCATGGAACTCCTTCGCGACTGCAAGCTCTGCCCAAGGGAGTGCAAGATCGACAGGACTGGTGGGGAAAAAGGCGTCTGCAGGTCTGGCATGGATCTGGAGATCTCCAGTGCCTTCCCTCATTTCGGTGAGGAGCCGCCACTTGTCGGTTGGGGCGGTTCGGGCACCATTTTTCTTACACACTGTAACCTCAGGTGCATTTTTTGTCAGAATTTTGAGATTAGCCATCTTGGTGAAGGGCAAAGTGTCACTGTCGAAGCGTTTGCCCAACTTATGGTTAAACTTCAGACCATGGGCTGCCACAATATAAACTTTGTCACACCGACTCACTATGCTCCCCAGATTGTATCAGCCCTCCCCCTTGCAATAGAAGGTGGCCTGCAACTCCCCATCGTCTGGAATTGCGGCGGTTATGAATCGATTGAAGTTATCAGGCTTCTTGATGGGATTGTCGATATTTATATGCCTGATATTAAATACTCTGATGATAAACATGCAGAAAAATACTCGAAAGCGCCAGGCTACTTTGCTGTGGCAAAGGAAGTCTTGAAGGAGATGCACCGGCAGGTGGGAGACCTGGTGATTGATGACAGGGGTATTGCAAAAAGGGGATTGCTTATCAGGCACCTTGTTATGCCGGGAGGTGTTGCCGGAAGTGGTGAAGTGCTCAGCTTCATTGCTGATGAAATTTCAAAAAACAGTTATGTCAATATTATGGATCAGTATCGCCCTTGCTACAGGGCTGATAAATTCCCGGAGATTAACAGAGCTATATCTGCAAGTGAATATGATGATGTTCTAAATATACTTGGAGAGTTGGGCTTAGATAGGAAAGTGTAGATATTACTACTACTTGTTCCCTCATAGTGGAGGGAAAAGGTCCTTTTTTCTTTTTTTTGCAGTAAAATGCTTGACTTTTAGCTCTGTTTTGGTTAAAAATTGGAGTTTTTTAAAGTTTTATAAAATAAATTTTATAAAAAAGCAAGGAGTGGTATATATGGGATTGAATGCAACGCAGAAAATTATTAAAAAGCATCTCGTAGAGGGAAGGATGAAGAAGGGCAATACTGTTGCCGTGAAAATCGATCAGACTCTGACACAGGATGCGACAGGTACAATGGCCTATCTTCAGTTTGAAGCTATGGGTATTGACAGGGTGAAAACTGAACTGTCTGTAAGTTATGTAGACCATAATACACTTCAGACGGGCTTTGAAAATGCCGATGACCACAGGTATCTACAGTCTGTTGCTTCCAGGCACGGTGTTTATTTTTCAAGGCCCGGTAACGGTATCTGTCATCAGGTTCACCTTGAAAGGTTCGGCGCACCGGGCAAGACACTTCTTGGATCGGATTCGCATACGCCGACGGGTGGTGGAATCGGTATGATGGCTATGGGCGCCGGTGGGCTTGATGTTGCTCTCGCCATGGCAGGACAGCCCTTCCGCATTACTATGCCTGAAGTTGTTGAAGTAAAACTGACAGGAAAACTTCAGCCCTGGGTTTCTGCAAAGGACGTTATTCTTGAACTCCTTAGAAGGGAAACTGTGAAAGGTGGGGTAAACAAGGTTTATGAGTACACCGGTGAAGGCGTTGAGTCTCTGACCGTACCTGAAAGGGCAACCATTACTAACATGGGCGCTGAACTGGGCGCAACGACTTCCATCTTCCCGAGCGACAATGTAACCAAGCAATTCATGAAGGCCCAGGGTAGAGTTGAGGACTGGTCCCGGCTTAAGGCAGACCCTTCTGCCACTTACGATAAAACAGTTGAAATCGATCTGGATACGCTTGAGCCCATGATTGCCAAGCCTCATATGCCTGATAATGTTGTAAAGCTTTCCGAACTTGAGGGCACAGCCGTTCAGCAGGTTGCCATCGGTTCATGTACAAACTCATCCTACAGGGACCTCATGACTGTCGCCGGCGCTTTGAAGGGTAAGACTGTTCACCCTAATGTGAGTCTTGCCATTTCTCCCGGTTCCAAGCAGGTAATGAACATGCTCTCGCTCAACGGTGCGCTGGCTGATCTCGTAGCGGCGGGCGCAAGGATTCTTGAGTCTACCTGCGGACCCTGTATCGGTATGGGGCAGTCGCCTTCTACCGATGCCGTATCACTTAGAACTTTCAACAGAAACTTCCTCGGCCGTTCCGGTACGAAAAGCGCCCAGGTTCACCTCGTATCTCCCGAAGTTGCTATTGCAGCAGCTATTACCGGTGAGATCAGTGATCCAAGAAAGCTTGGTGATTATCCGGAAGTTAAAATACCTAAAAAGTTTCTCGTTGATGACAACCTCATCATTCCTCCGGCAGAAGATGGATCGAAGGTTGAAGTTCTTCGCGGACCCAATATTGCTCCCTGTCCATCAAAGGAAGCGCTTCCTGAAACCCTTTCCGGTGAAGTGCTCCTCAAGGCCGGTGACAATATTACTACCGACCACATTATGCCTGCAGGCGCCAAGATTCTCCCACTCAGGTCGAATGTTCCTAAAATTT includes:
- a CDS encoding biotin attachment protein; protein product: MRKKVKFMCTAFRDGLQSAYGARAYTEDFMPAVEAARDAGIRYFEAGGGARFQSLYFYCNEDAFAMMDRFREVAGPDAELQTLARGVNVVGLESASSEIVKLHAELFKKHGITTIRNFDALNDINNLDYSGKCIAEAGLKHQICVTLMELPPGCTGSHTPEYYESVLQQILDSDIPFDSICFKDASGTAAPSKVYKTIKRARKMVSADTTLHFHTHQTAGTGVSAYIAALEAGVDLIDLSLAPCSGGTCQPDVLVMWHALRGSEYELDVDIEKVREASEVFKDCMQDYFLPPEALAVEPLIPWSPMPGGALTANTQMLRDNGIMDKYPDMIKAMSECVRKGGFGSSVTPVSQFYFQQAFNNVMFGPWEKIAEPYGKMVLGYFGKTPVPPDPEVMKIASEQLNLNPTTRPPLEINDKDETKSIKHAVEILRKEGLEETQENIFIIATCKEKGIKFLKGDGEIGVRKVDNEQEHALGDMADHGDFVITVDGTDHLMSLEDDKVTVNGKVFDVGIRKDEHGPHTPAAAEAAQAEGVAVNAQMPGVVWKILKKAGDSVDEGESILILEAMKMEVPVAAPKAGTLTAIEVSEGEHITNGQELAKIN
- a CDS encoding radical SAM protein, whose product is MLNYPSYMELYRSGELQGRIESLMELLRDCKLCPRECKIDRTGGEKGVCRSGMDLEISSAFPHFGEEPPLVGWGGSGTIFLTHCNLRCIFCQNFEISHLGEGQSVTVEAFAQLMVKLQTMGCHNINFVTPTHYAPQIVSALPLAIEGGLQLPIVWNCGGYESIEVIRLLDGIVDIYMPDIKYSDDKHAEKYSKAPGYFAVAKEVLKEMHRQVGDLVIDDRGIAKRGLLIRHLVMPGGVAGSGEVLSFIADEISKNSYVNIMDQYRPCYRADKFPEINRAISASEYDDVLNILGELGLDRKV
- a CDS encoding aconitate hydratase; translation: MGLNATQKIIKKHLVEGRMKKGNTVAVKIDQTLTQDATGTMAYLQFEAMGIDRVKTELSVSYVDHNTLQTGFENADDHRYLQSVASRHGVYFSRPGNGICHQVHLERFGAPGKTLLGSDSHTPTGGGIGMMAMGAGGLDVALAMAGQPFRITMPEVVEVKLTGKLQPWVSAKDVILELLRRETVKGGVNKVYEYTGEGVESLTVPERATITNMGAELGATTSIFPSDNVTKQFMKAQGRVEDWSRLKADPSATYDKTVEIDLDTLEPMIAKPHMPDNVVKLSELEGTAVQQVAIGSCTNSSYRDLMTVAGALKGKTVHPNVSLAISPGSKQVMNMLSLNGALADLVAAGARILESTCGPCIGMGQSPSTDAVSLRTFNRNFLGRSGTKSAQVHLVSPEVAIAAAITGEISDPRKLGDYPEVKIPKKFLVDDNLIIPPAEDGSKVEVLRGPNIAPCPSKEALPETLSGEVLLKAGDNITTDHIMPAGAKILPLRSNVPKISEHVFEVVDPEFPVRAKEKGGGFVVGGANYGQGSSREHAALAPMYLGVKAVITKSFARIHLANLINFGIIPLTFVEEGDYDKIDQGDVLELNVKSIKKTLTLKNKTRGESYKVTHTLDPRAIQVIQAGGSLSYAKASIAA